In the genome of Microplitis demolitor isolate Queensland-Clemson2020A chromosome 5, iyMicDemo2.1a, whole genome shotgun sequence, the window AGCTTAGAAACTCTTAAAGATTATCATCATCTACATGATAATAGTTTGAATACATTACGAAtggataaagtaaataatgcttatgataatttatcaaaagatTATGTTAAACGTAGTAACTACTATGCAGATGGTAGttacagttttaaaaaaaatattgactcgCGTAATTCATATGTTATCAACAATGACACTAATTTATTAGAACTCAGTATGACTATTTCTGATTGTGATTGTTGTCCTGAAACTCCTTacagtattttaaatactgtaaATATGACAGATACAAGTATTTTATCATCTTCTGGATCAGAAACTGCTGTTCAACGTAGACAGCGTAAAAAGAAACGCGGTGAGACTAAAAAACGTGTAAGTTTTcatgaagatatttttaaaacaatgaaattaGATGATGACGAAAATTACTCAGATTTTTCAATGAGTTTTATACCAGTTAattctgtagaaaaaaaagatacacAGAAAGGAAGATATAGCTGGTGTGCTAATGGAGATTCACCTTACATTCAAAAGAGTATTAATACTAGAAATGCATACTCTGATTATTATTCATCATCTGTTGCTACTAATTTTAATCGTAATGAATGTAAGTCATGCAAAAATTATAGGTGTACTTGTGGCCCATCAATATTAGAACGTGGAGTACCAGAAGGTCAAGAGGATCctgctaaaaatttcaaaccaaCAACGGAGATTGAATTAGCTGATAATGAAGCACAAGAAGcttattttgttgaaaaagaATACGGGTATATTGTTGAAGATCCTGTTGTTAAATTAGAAATGCCACAATCAGCGaccactaaaaaatattcaagttctAGTGATTGGTCAGATGTTGATAGCATGACAACTTCTGCTGACCTTgaagatagaaaaaattctCGACATTTGGCTTCGcctgttaaaaaatcaaacattACTTCAATCTTGCCCAGTGATAATGGAAGATTTATCAGTTCTTCAACTCTTCGACAAGCTCCTTCAAGTACATCGTTACTTGGTAGGTTTTTGAAATCTATAACTGAACGTAAATTTCAAGTTAAAAAGAATCACAAGACTcaaaaaaatagtactttatttataaagggTATTAAAGTggatttaaattcttttaaagattttaatgataatttagaTAAAGAAGTGCAAGAAAATATTGTTGCAGAAAAACAAAACTTTAGTGGTGAAAAAATAAGTCTAAAACTcagggaaatttttaaacgggATATTTACAGAGATAAAACAGAAGaattatataaagtatataaagtTCGAAGTTCATATATGACTAACGGTGATAGTCGACCGATGCTTACTTTATTAACAGATAAAACACTATACTTAACTGGTTTTAAATCTGACAATACTTATAGTAATCAATTTGTAATACCGTATAATGAATTAGACGTTATAATGATTGGACCAAATGcacaaacaattttaatatctaACGCGGACTATGaaatgcaatatttattttcaacaggTTGTTCTAAAACAACTTATGAAATTATAACGCACCTTGAAATAGCTATGAGGCGATCACCATCCAAGCCTAGATTACCAGCAGTAAAAGaacttaattatgaaaatatgataaatcTTAAACATTCAATTATGTCAGAGACAGCTGTAGACTCAGATGAAAAAATAGAACATTACAGTCTAATTTATATGGAAGATGATCATATATCACCCCCTAGTACTCCTTGTGGCCCAACGAAAGAAGGAGATCTTATGTTTCGACCACATTCATATCAATCATTACATCCTAATGCTCCGACACATCCTTGGGAAGCCGGTTATTTTGTTCTGAAAGGAGGAGTAGTTTATGTGTTTACAGACTCAAATCAACGACTTCCGAAACGTGCTATTCCGCTGAAGGGAGGTCTTTGTCAAGGTTGTAGACGAATCCCTAATTCTCATCGGCCTCATACATTTGAAATACTTCTAAAACCTAATAAGTCTTTCCAATTTGCTGCACCTGATGAATATGTTGCTTCTGAGTGGCTTCAAAGTTTCGTACAAAGTGCTTCTGGATTGTTTGATAGTTCAGAAGAGAAGAATCCTTTACCTTGTAGTTTAGTTGCTACTACAAAACATTTAGTAACTATAAAAGAAGTTTTTCCAGGAACTCAAAGAGGACAGACACTTTCTTGTGCAACTGTTGAAGATTTAACGGCGTTTCGTGTACCTCTAGCTCAACAGTCATGGTGCATtttggtaaataattttaaattaatttttttgctttttatcttttgttaatactcattatttttattgtaaaaaacaTTCTTAAGTTGTTTTAGTAATAGTCGTTCGgtgattgttttttaaatttttattttaagtatacggagagaaatttatggcaacgattaaaatatattatgggagTAGTTCTCATAAAGCACCCataaaaattatggtaaccgttcctatctatataaatttcattcataTACAATATCGGGATAGCTTCTATAAAATTGTGGTAATAATTCCGATGTCATTATGACAATCGTTCCCATACTGCTGTGGTAaaggttaccataatattatgataatagttaccataatatatggtaacgattactatAACATTTGGAAGTTCctaattttttgtga includes:
- the LOC103568733 gene encoding uncharacterized protein LOC103568733 isoform X2, with protein sequence MVRELSHHDTIVVIHALQSVLTSIGKGRAWLYHTLSESIFESYLACFLRDINVLKKQYFPHALVRDADKTHQLINLLAGLENVSFTLQLDVTYLDICNYMPQRPMSGSPSGTALSLHLRSSSITSSLASPGDSGVALDSDIDMANETDASSYKEEDSSMDDVPKYRNKYKSMIIDCAQDNKNLDRSFSSSDSSEDGKIPGHSPPIYSKYKYTIVTNSDIANQNIVTNKIDDNELNCSSLETLKDYHHLHDNSLNTLRMDKVNNAYDNLSKDYVKRSNYYADGSYSFKKNIDSRNSYVINNDTNLLELSMTISDCDCCPETPYSILNTVNMTDTSILSSSGSETAVQRRQRKKKRGETKKRVSFHEDIFKTMKLDDDENYSDFSMSFIPVNSVEKKDTQKGRYSWCANGDSPYIQKSINTRNAYSDYYSSSVATNFNRNECKSCKNYRCTCGPSILERGVPEGQEDPAKNFKPTTEIELADNEAQEAYFVEKEYGYIVEDPVVKLEMPQSATTKKYSSSSDWSDVDSMTTSADLEDRKNSRHLASPVKKSNITSILPSDNGRFISSSTLRQAPSSTSLLGRFLKSITERKFQVKKNHKTQKNSTLFIKGIKVDLNSFKDFNDNLDKEVQENIVAEKQNFSGEKISLKLREIFKRDIYRDKTEELYKVYKVRSSYMTNGDSRPMLTLLTDKTLYLTGFKSDNTYSNQFVIPYNELDVIMIGPNAQTILISNADYEMQYLFSTGCSKTTYEIITHLEIAMRRSPSKPRLPAVKELNYENMINLKHSIMSETAVDSDEKIEHYSLIYMEDDHISPPSTPCGPTKEGDLMFRPHSYQSLHPNAPTHPWEAGYFVLKGGVVYVFTDSNQRLPKRAIPLKGGLCQGCRRIPNSHRPHTFEILLKPNKSFQFAAPDEYVASEWLQSFVQSASGLFDSSEEKNPLPCSLVATTKHLVTIKEVFPGTQRGQTLSCATVEDLTAFRVPLAQQSWCILEFACREVHESSGDWVIYFTNYAELCAFREVLETLWANAKMGEFPMVTLPPENKLHRRCSDVSKDLECTWQHLLPVSPK
- the LOC103568733 gene encoding uncharacterized protein LOC103568733 isoform X1, with amino-acid sequence MPAQEDMDLCTDKVLSKGRILQELTKAVKLVYAQSLYGTVVLDGDSWLVYWLDRALRHGLRVEKHGYWGMVRELSHHDTIVVIHALQSVLTSIGKGRAWLYHTLSESIFESYLACFLRDINVLKKQYFPHALVRDADKTHQLINLLAGLENVSFTLQLDVTYLDICNYMPQRPMSGSPSGTALSLHLRSSSITSSLASPGDSGVALDSDIDMANETDASSYKEEDSSMDDVPKYRNKYKSMIIDCAQDNKNLDRSFSSSDSSEDGKIPGHSPPIYSKYKYTIVTNSDIANQNIVTNKIDDNELNCSSLETLKDYHHLHDNSLNTLRMDKVNNAYDNLSKDYVKRSNYYADGSYSFKKNIDSRNSYVINNDTNLLELSMTISDCDCCPETPYSILNTVNMTDTSILSSSGSETAVQRRQRKKKRGETKKRVSFHEDIFKTMKLDDDENYSDFSMSFIPVNSVEKKDTQKGRYSWCANGDSPYIQKSINTRNAYSDYYSSSVATNFNRNECKSCKNYRCTCGPSILERGVPEGQEDPAKNFKPTTEIELADNEAQEAYFVEKEYGYIVEDPVVKLEMPQSATTKKYSSSSDWSDVDSMTTSADLEDRKNSRHLASPVKKSNITSILPSDNGRFISSSTLRQAPSSTSLLGRFLKSITERKFQVKKNHKTQKNSTLFIKGIKVDLNSFKDFNDNLDKEVQENIVAEKQNFSGEKISLKLREIFKRDIYRDKTEELYKVYKVRSSYMTNGDSRPMLTLLTDKTLYLTGFKSDNTYSNQFVIPYNELDVIMIGPNAQTILISNADYEMQYLFSTGCSKTTYEIITHLEIAMRRSPSKPRLPAVKELNYENMINLKHSIMSETAVDSDEKIEHYSLIYMEDDHISPPSTPCGPTKEGDLMFRPHSYQSLHPNAPTHPWEAGYFVLKGGVVYVFTDSNQRLPKRAIPLKGGLCQGCRRIPNSHRPHTFEILLKPNKSFQFAAPDEYVASEWLQSFVQSASGLFDSSEEKNPLPCSLVATTKHLVTIKEVFPGTQRGQTLSCATVEDLTAFRVPLAQQSWCILEFACREVHESSGDWVIYFTNYAELCAFREVLETLWANAKMGEFPMVTLPPENKLHRRCSDVSKDLECTWQHLLPVSPK